The Solanum lycopersicum chromosome 9, SLM_r2.1 genome window below encodes:
- the LOC101265676 gene encoding probable protein phosphatase 2C 51 isoform X5 produces the protein MNLCEFLGFVLGFVLCVSRCTYGESSKCLTVYKEGGAPAVFKSPKCPRWKLPEYGSEQWSKLPNARCQTALHQGRRKSQEDRILCALDIHIPFPSSDGITEVTVGVVAVFDGHNGDEASEMASKLLLQYFTLHTFFLLDATFSALSRKLIGLLPNEIGHSTLRDLNWELDELNVGRLKLTVSSIIDRSFHLELLREALLRAIDDIDSTFSRDASRHNFGSGSTATVILMAENQILVANIGDSKAFLCSEEFKSQEETKANLLRLYRQTRGFGIFEPVKNFRSFKLAAPDQWPFLIAKELTRDHHPDRDDERSRVETAGGHVSKWGGVARVNGQLAVSRAIGDVYFKSYGVISAPEVTDWQPLTDNDCYLVAASDGVFEKLSSQDICDILWNLHADFAVQSKLAYSCSYSLADCIVNAAFEKGSMDNMAAVILPVRLNDLMQAVVKKPHAGMKNFDWLSSGDSNYISQHSVTGISLSNSCTTACTCPKTIAVFSEEDDHPLDSNFGRLLVEGNHSNFGCFYLSENLDVNDEYTFWVQKDIDEYEHELLHALPDSIGQGGALDLYNDQHMCMHFGMNFSDNNDQCINPEGFARFLGLLESIPFNDSSTNDHARADSRYILKKKYDRGSYGEVWIAFYWNCSHVIKSPKGSNFSAYTMNEGANNETRRNPSSADVCDDGPSNSSMFILKRIMVEKGTAVYLSGLREKYFGELFLNAYTVLGGSLQAEESNSLLLNARHDLHDSVGIYESADLERQGTLRFDKVYGKKEDMQRTAFEDGLNHIARYVESFESRSNEIWLVFRHEGISLSKLLYTAEEVINDSEGGNENIKHIQILHPSKWWKWLKTTEAGRQEMRNLIWQLLMSLKSCHDRNITHRDIKPGFGVSILTLYNISRPSYIEMEFLH, from the exons ATGAATTTATGCGAATTTCTAGGGTTTGTGTTAGGGTTTGTTCTTTGCGTGAGTAGATGTACTTACGGAGAATCATCGAAATGTTTGACGGTATATAAAGAAGGTGGTGCACCTGCCGTGTTTAAATCTCCTAAATGCCCTCGCTGGAAGCTACCAGAATATGGTTCTGAGCAATGGTCGAAATTGCCGAATGCTAGGTGCCAAACTGCCTTGCATCAAGGTCGCCGCAAGTCTCAAGAAGATCGAATTCTATGTGCTCTCGATATTCACATCCCTTTCCCCA GTAGTGATGGTATTACTGAGGTTACTGTTGGTGTTGTCGCAGTTTTTGATGGTCATAATGGCGATGAAGCAAGTGAAATGGCATCAAAGCTATTGCTACAGTATTTCACATTGcatacattttttcttcttgatgCAACATTTTCAGCTCTTTCAAGGAAACTGATTGGGCTTTTGCCAAATGAAATAGGACATAGTACTCTGCGTGACCTGAATTGGGAGCTGGATGAGTTGAACGTTGGGAG GCTCAAGCTTACTGTTTCATCAATCATTGATCGATCTTTTCATTTGGAATTATTGAGGGAAGCATTGCTAAGGGCAATTGATGATATTGACTCTACATTTTCAAGG GATGCTTCTAGACATAATTTTGGTTCTGGCTCTACCGCCACAGTTATTCTTATGGcagaaaatcaaattttagttGCCAATATTGGAGATTCAAAGGCATTTTTATGCTCTGAAGAATTTAAATCTCAAGAAGAGACTAAAG CTAATTTATTGAGGTTGTATAGGCAAACAAGAGGCTTTGGAATTTTCGAACCTGTGAAGAACTTCCGAAGCTTCAAGTTGGCAGCTCCTGACCAGTGGCCTTTTCTGATTGCTAAGGAACTGACTAGAGACCACCATCCAGATAGGGATGATGAGAGGTCTCGAGTGGAGACTGCAGGAGGACATGTTTCTAAGTGGGGTGGCGTAGCTAGGGTTAATGGTCAATTGGCTGTTTCTAGAGCAATAGGTGATGTTTATTTTAAAAG TTATGGTGTTATATCTGCTCCTGAAGTCACTGATTGGCAACCTTTGACAGACAACGACTGCTATTTGGTGGCAGCATCTGATGGCGTTTTTGAAAAGCTTAGCTCACAGGATATTTGTGACATATTATGGAATTTACACGCTGATTTCGCTGTGCAATCAAAACTCGCTTATTCATGTTCATACTCCTTAGCTGACTGCATAGTGAATGCTGCTTTTGAAAAGGGTAGTATGGATAACATGGCAGCTGTTATCCTTCCAGTTAGATTGAATGATTTAATGCAGGCAGTTGTGAAGAAACCCCATGCAGGAATGAAAAATTTCGATTGGTTATCTTCAGGAGATAGTAATTATATTTCTCAACATTCAG TAACTGGTATCAGCTTATCGAATTCCTGCACGACTGCCTGTACTTGTCCCAA GACTATTGCAGTGTTTAGCGAGGAGGATGATCATCCACTTGATTCCAATTTTGGCAGATTATTG GTTGAAGGAAACCACAGCAACTTTGGATGTTTCTACCTATCTGAGAACCTTGATGTTAACGATGAGTATACCTTCTGGGTTCAGAAGGACATCGATGAATATGAACATGAGCTTCTCCATGCTTTACCTGATAGCATTGGTCAAG GTGGAGCTTTAGATCTATATAATGATCAGCACATGTGCATGCACTTTGGGATGAACTTTAGTGATAATAACGACCAGTGCATTAATCCTGAAGGCTTTGCAAGGTTCCTTGGGTTGCTTGAATCTATTCCATTCAATGATAGCAGTACAAATGATCATGCCAGAGCAGATTCTAG GTACATTCTAAAGAAGAAATATGATCGTGGATCTTATGGTGAAGTTTGGATAGCTTTTTATTGGAATTGTTCTCATGTCATCAAGTCTCCAAAAGGTAGCAATTTTTCAGCCTATACCATGAATGAGGGGGCTAATAATGAAACAAGGAGGAACCCATCATCTGCTGATGTCTGTGATGATGGCCCTTCCAATAGCAGCATGTTCATTTTGAAGCGTATCATG GTAGAGAAAGGCACTGCTGTCTATTTAAGTGGGCTACGGGAGAAATATTTTGGTGAACTCTTCTTGAATGCTTATACTGTTCTTGGAGGTTCACTACAGGCTGAAGAATCAAATTCCCTCTTGCTAAATGCAAGACATGATCTGCATGATTCCGTGGGAATATATGAATCAGCGGATCTAGAAAGGCAAGGCACTTTGAGGTTCGACAAAGTATATGGTAAAAAGGAGGATATGCAGAGAACTGCCTTTGAGGATGGCCTTAATCACATTGCCAGATATGTAGAGTCTTTCGAGTCTCGATCCAATGAGATATGGCTCGTGTTTCGCCATGAAGGGATATCCTTATCAAAGCTTCTCTATACAGCTGAAGAAGTGATAAATGATTCAGAGGGaggaaatgaaaatataaagcATATTCAGATATTACATCCATCAAAATGGTGGAAATGGTTGAAGACAACAGAAGCAGGGCGACAAGAAATGCGTAATCTGATTTGGCAATTG TTGATGTCACTTAAGTCTTGTCATGATCGCAATATCACCCATAGAGATATAAAACCTG